From the Primulina tabacum isolate GXHZ01 chromosome 3, ASM2559414v2, whole genome shotgun sequence genome, one window contains:
- the LOC142541129 gene encoding uncharacterized protein LOC142541129 isoform X2 → MEPRLDSGTESNAHKTERYSPTKPRNKLGSVLKIEKHERSYDDFHPQILKNIDGKLPKSKGFYPKQIGKNPQKCEDLVMCMSNLPNYLEREENSQEKTLNIGVLDWRLLKKWQHNQKDLCHINSNNSHFSGNISAVMSSEASTSHSSLSCSFTPSQQRSELKAPSTERCCDGDKFFSGNEKSLQDCKSSPINGVKELKNKDLQRQHEPKSILSEKSSVVSVLKGNDIIHWSIKKNQEKKKAGPVRISTAEDECRQMETETFQCAKHRNSSPTGKLKFGMAKITKSSSSNATSACVCPIDCTCDASNATSRSRTSPLRRLLDPFFKPKGGGNSCHLARSKDLSRIDRSCKFSGEISGYPASTLVNGISNVTDNKKNEPSTLQALLQVAIKNGVPLYTFTVDNRSEILASTVKESCSPKRKERRWIFTFFSFSETKKKNGSWIYQGSNNRNNEYIPNIVARMKASDVAYPNSQKSMIKSSVREFVLSSAGSRDVDRRSDSMPHDELAAIVINFHEKISGLIHEDNQVDQPAGLKEPFRKVINCSYNGDGAPNGTTSDDSFNASVILPVGDHGLPSKGEPSPLIKRWKSGGSCDCGGWDLGCRLRILSSGGQISKWFAPTSGQFKLFFEEESGEKRPFYVLSPFKDGIFSVEFNSSIKLIQAFSIGIAVLNSGKTPGEITEKSEPKTSNQAVSEVSEKYVSYPPVSPFGRV, encoded by the exons ATGGAGCCTCGATTAGATAGTGGCACCGAATCAAATGCTCATAAAACAGAAAGATACTCacccacaaaaccaagaaacaaGTTGGGATCTGTGCTGAAGATTGAGAAGCATGAGCGGTCCTATGATGATTTCCATCCCCAAATTCTAAAGAATATTGATGGAAAATTACCGAAATCTAAAGGGTTTTATCCAAAGCAAATAGGCAAGAATCCACAAAAATGTGAAGATCTCGTCATGTGCATGTCGAATTTACCCAATTATTTGGAGAGAGAAGAAAACTCCCAAGAGAAAACATTGAACATTGGGGTCTTAGATTGGCGCCTTCTCAAGAAATGGCAGCATAACCAGAAAGATTTGTGTCACATAAACAGCAACAATTCGCATTTTAGCGGCAATATATCAGCAGTTATGTCTTCAGAAGCATCGACATCCCATTCTAGCTTGAGTTGCAGTTTCACTCCTTCACAACAGAGATCCGAATTAAAAGCACCTTCTACTGAAAGATGTTGTGATGGTGATAAATTTTTCTCGGGAAATGAGAAAAGTTTGCAAGACTGTAAATCCAGCCCAATTAATGGTGTAAAAGAGCTCAAAAACAAAGACCTGCAGAGACAACATGAGCCAAAATCAATACTTTCTGAAAAAAGCAGTGTTGTATCTGTTTTAAAGGGGAATGATATTATTCATTGGAGCATAAAGAAGAACCAGGAGAAGAAGAAAGCTGGTCCAGTGAGAATAAGTACAGCTGAAGATGAATGTCGTCAGATGGAAACTGAGACTTTCCAATGTGCGAAGCACAGGAATTCCTCACCAACTGGCAAATTGAAATTTGGAATGGCTAAAATAACCAAGAGTTCAAGCTCAAACGCAACTTCCGCCTGTGTTTGTCCAATTGATTGTACTTGCGATGCCTCGAATGCTACAAGTAGATCCAGAACTAGTCCTTTGAGAAGGCTTTTGGACCCATTTTTTAAGCCAAAGGGTGGTGGGAACTCATGTCACTTGGCACGGTCAAAAGATCTGTCAAGAATAGACAGGTCCTGTAAATTCTCCGGTGAAATAAGTGGATATCCAGCTTCAACTCTGGTGAATGGAATCTCAAATGTGACAGATAATAAGAAGAATGAACCATCGACTCTGCAAGCTCTCCTCCAAGTAGCTATAAAAAATGGTGTTCCCCTGTACACATTTACAGTTGATAATCGCAGTGAAATTTTAGCTTCAACTGTTAAAGAATCATGCTCTCCGAAAAGGAAAGAGAGAAGGTGGATTTTTACGTTCTTCTCCTTTAGTGAAACGAAGAAAAAAAACGGGTCTTGGATTTATCAAGGAAGTAACAATAGAAATAATGAATATATACCAAATATTGTTGCACGGATGAAAGCTTCTGATGTTGCATACCCAAACAGTCAAAAGTCTATGATAAAATCAAGTGTAAGGGAGTTTGTTTTGTCTTCTGCTGGTTCAAGAGATGTAGACCGGAGATCAGACTCAATGCCCCATGACGAACTTGCTGCAATCGTCATAAACTTTCATGAAAAAATCAGTGGTCTGATCCATGAAGACAACCAAGTTGACCAACCAGCTGGTTTGAAAGAGCCATTCCGAAAAGTCATCAACTGTTCATATAATGGAGATGGTGCACCGAACGGAACCACGAGTGATGATTCTTTTAATGCATCAGTCATTTTACCTGTTGGTGATCACGGATTGCCGAGTAAAGGCGAGCCTTCACCATTGATCAAAAGGTGGAAATCTGGGGGATCATGTGATTGTGGGGGTTGGGATCTTGGTTGTAGATTAAGAATTCTCAGTAGTGGAGGACAGATATCCAAGTGGTTTGCACCAACTTCTGGGCAATTCAAGCTTTTCTTTGAG GAAGAGTCTGGCGAGAAACGACCTTTCTACGTCTTGTCACCATTCAAAGATGGAATCTTTTCAGTAGAGTTTAATTCGTCCATCAAACTTATACAAGCATTCTCCATTGGTATCGCAGTTCTGAACAGTGGAAAAACACCTGGAGAAATAACTGAAAAGAGCGAGCCAAAAACCTCGAACCAGGCTGTATCCGAGGTTTCTGAAAAATATGTCTCATATCCTCCGGTTTCCCCATTTGGAAGAGTGTAG
- the LOC142541129 gene encoding uncharacterized protein LOC142541129 isoform X1, whose protein sequence is MIQSKSYMEPRLDSGTESNAHKTERYSPTKPRNKLGSVLKIEKHERSYDDFHPQILKNIDGKLPKSKGFYPKQIGKNPQKCEDLVMCMSNLPNYLEREENSQEKTLNIGVLDWRLLKKWQHNQKDLCHINSNNSHFSGNISAVMSSEASTSHSSLSCSFTPSQQRSELKAPSTERCCDGDKFFSGNEKSLQDCKSSPINGVKELKNKDLQRQHEPKSILSEKSSVVSVLKGNDIIHWSIKKNQEKKKAGPVRISTAEDECRQMETETFQCAKHRNSSPTGKLKFGMAKITKSSSSNATSACVCPIDCTCDASNATSRSRTSPLRRLLDPFFKPKGGGNSCHLARSKDLSRIDRSCKFSGEISGYPASTLVNGISNVTDNKKNEPSTLQALLQVAIKNGVPLYTFTVDNRSEILASTVKESCSPKRKERRWIFTFFSFSETKKKNGSWIYQGSNNRNNEYIPNIVARMKASDVAYPNSQKSMIKSSVREFVLSSAGSRDVDRRSDSMPHDELAAIVINFHEKISGLIHEDNQVDQPAGLKEPFRKVINCSYNGDGAPNGTTSDDSFNASVILPVGDHGLPSKGEPSPLIKRWKSGGSCDCGGWDLGCRLRILSSGGQISKWFAPTSGQFKLFFEEESGEKRPFYVLSPFKDGIFSVEFNSSIKLIQAFSIGIAVLNSGKTPGEITEKSEPKTSNQAVSEVSEKYVSYPPVSPFGRV, encoded by the exons ATGATTCAGTCTAAGAGCTATATGGAGCCTCGATTAGATAGTGGCACCGAATCAAATGCTCATAAAACAGAAAGATACTCacccacaaaaccaagaaacaaGTTGGGATCTGTGCTGAAGATTGAGAAGCATGAGCGGTCCTATGATGATTTCCATCCCCAAATTCTAAAGAATATTGATGGAAAATTACCGAAATCTAAAGGGTTTTATCCAAAGCAAATAGGCAAGAATCCACAAAAATGTGAAGATCTCGTCATGTGCATGTCGAATTTACCCAATTATTTGGAGAGAGAAGAAAACTCCCAAGAGAAAACATTGAACATTGGGGTCTTAGATTGGCGCCTTCTCAAGAAATGGCAGCATAACCAGAAAGATTTGTGTCACATAAACAGCAACAATTCGCATTTTAGCGGCAATATATCAGCAGTTATGTCTTCAGAAGCATCGACATCCCATTCTAGCTTGAGTTGCAGTTTCACTCCTTCACAACAGAGATCCGAATTAAAAGCACCTTCTACTGAAAGATGTTGTGATGGTGATAAATTTTTCTCGGGAAATGAGAAAAGTTTGCAAGACTGTAAATCCAGCCCAATTAATGGTGTAAAAGAGCTCAAAAACAAAGACCTGCAGAGACAACATGAGCCAAAATCAATACTTTCTGAAAAAAGCAGTGTTGTATCTGTTTTAAAGGGGAATGATATTATTCATTGGAGCATAAAGAAGAACCAGGAGAAGAAGAAAGCTGGTCCAGTGAGAATAAGTACAGCTGAAGATGAATGTCGTCAGATGGAAACTGAGACTTTCCAATGTGCGAAGCACAGGAATTCCTCACCAACTGGCAAATTGAAATTTGGAATGGCTAAAATAACCAAGAGTTCAAGCTCAAACGCAACTTCCGCCTGTGTTTGTCCAATTGATTGTACTTGCGATGCCTCGAATGCTACAAGTAGATCCAGAACTAGTCCTTTGAGAAGGCTTTTGGACCCATTTTTTAAGCCAAAGGGTGGTGGGAACTCATGTCACTTGGCACGGTCAAAAGATCTGTCAAGAATAGACAGGTCCTGTAAATTCTCCGGTGAAATAAGTGGATATCCAGCTTCAACTCTGGTGAATGGAATCTCAAATGTGACAGATAATAAGAAGAATGAACCATCGACTCTGCAAGCTCTCCTCCAAGTAGCTATAAAAAATGGTGTTCCCCTGTACACATTTACAGTTGATAATCGCAGTGAAATTTTAGCTTCAACTGTTAAAGAATCATGCTCTCCGAAAAGGAAAGAGAGAAGGTGGATTTTTACGTTCTTCTCCTTTAGTGAAACGAAGAAAAAAAACGGGTCTTGGATTTATCAAGGAAGTAACAATAGAAATAATGAATATATACCAAATATTGTTGCACGGATGAAAGCTTCTGATGTTGCATACCCAAACAGTCAAAAGTCTATGATAAAATCAAGTGTAAGGGAGTTTGTTTTGTCTTCTGCTGGTTCAAGAGATGTAGACCGGAGATCAGACTCAATGCCCCATGACGAACTTGCTGCAATCGTCATAAACTTTCATGAAAAAATCAGTGGTCTGATCCATGAAGACAACCAAGTTGACCAACCAGCTGGTTTGAAAGAGCCATTCCGAAAAGTCATCAACTGTTCATATAATGGAGATGGTGCACCGAACGGAACCACGAGTGATGATTCTTTTAATGCATCAGTCATTTTACCTGTTGGTGATCACGGATTGCCGAGTAAAGGCGAGCCTTCACCATTGATCAAAAGGTGGAAATCTGGGGGATCATGTGATTGTGGGGGTTGGGATCTTGGTTGTAGATTAAGAATTCTCAGTAGTGGAGGACAGATATCCAAGTGGTTTGCACCAACTTCTGGGCAATTCAAGCTTTTCTTTGAG GAAGAGTCTGGCGAGAAACGACCTTTCTACGTCTTGTCACCATTCAAAGATGGAATCTTTTCAGTAGAGTTTAATTCGTCCATCAAACTTATACAAGCATTCTCCATTGGTATCGCAGTTCTGAACAGTGGAAAAACACCTGGAGAAATAACTGAAAAGAGCGAGCCAAAAACCTCGAACCAGGCTGTATCCGAGGTTTCTGAAAAATATGTCTCATATCCTCCGGTTTCCCCATTTGGAAGAGTGTAG
- the LOC142538752 gene encoding mitogen-activated protein kinase kinase kinase 18-like: MVKLNGSWVRGSCIGRGANGTVNLALNLSNGDVFAVKSVELGSSKASQLQALENEIQILKSLSSPHVVRFLGDDETASFRNLHMEYMPRGTAADSACSDKSFVRSYTWCLVSALSYLHSRGIVHCDVKGKNVLLGPSPGSAKLADFGSAAILSGDRISPRGSPLWMAPEVVRGEYQGPESDVWSLGCTVIEMVTGKPAWDSVSRIGHTAEFPAFPSKLSKLGCDFLRKCLQRDAKKRWTCDQLLQHPFICQCSHPEDPIAGSSPRCVLDLFDLNIEDEVTDGSVEEDDEYLNLKAKGRIRGLITVSRANWESDGWIDVRGTSSEYSDSMEIQNLESSDDLLRYNVETPESLVNNSIFIASLSLRKKNVYEYCSFPAFVALVYPSSYIMYLVNIESHLGHNLIYDNHSQDVKIGT, from the coding sequence ATGGTGAAGTTGAATGGAAGTTGGGTTCGAGGCAGCTGCATAGGCAGAGGCGCAAATGGGACTGTCAATCTTGCTCTGAACCTATCCAACGGAGACGTTTTTGCGGTGAAGTCCGTTGAGCTTGGCTCCTCCAAGGCTTCCCAGCTCCAGGCCTTGGAGAATGAAATCCAGATTCTTAAATCGCTCTCGTCTCCTCACGTCGTCAGGTTCTTGGGAGACGACGAGACAGCGTCGTTCAGGAACCTGCACATGGAGTACATGCCGCGAGGAACCGCTGCTGATTCGGCCTGTTCCGATAAGAGTTTTGTTCGGAGCTACACGTGGTGCCTGGTTTCCGCCCTCAGCTACCTCCACTCCAGGGGCATCGTGCATTGCGATGTGAAGGGCAAAAACGTGCTCTTGGGTCCCTCACCCGGCTCCGCTAAGCTCGCGGATTTCGGGTCGGCGGCGATACTCTCTGGGGATAGGATCTCGCCACGCGGCAGCCCACTGTGGATGGCGCCGGAGGTCGTACGGGGAGAATACCAGGGCCCGGAATCCGACGTTTGGTCCTTGGGATGCACTGTCATTGAGATGGTGACGGGGAAGCCTGCCTGGGACTCGGTGAGTCGAATCGGACACACTGCTGAGTTTCCCGCGTTTCCTTCGAAGCTCTCGAAGCTGGGCTGCGATTTTTTACGCAAATGTCTGCAAAGAGATGCCAAGAAACGGTGGACCTGCGATCAGCTGTTACAGCATCCATTCATCTGCCAGTGTTCCCATCCGGAAGATCCGATCGCTGGCTCCTCGCCACGCTGTGTTCTGGACTTgtttgatttgaatatcgaAGATGAAGTGACGGATGGATCAGTGGAAGAAGATGACGAATATTTGAATTTGAAGGCCAAGGGGAGAATAAGGGGACTAATTACAGTGTCCAGGGCAAATTGGGAATCGGATGGCTGGATAGACGTGCGGGGCACGAGCTCCGAATACTCTGATTCGATGGAAATTCAAAATCTGGAGAGTTCAGATGACCTGCTTCGATACAACGTCGAGACACCAGAAAGCCTTGTTAATAATTCTATTTTTATTGCGTCACTAAGTTTACGTAAGAAAAATGTATACGAGTATTGTAGTTTTCCGGCATTTGTTGCTTTAGTATACCCTTCTTCCTATATTATGTATCTTGTTAATATCGAGTCCCATTTGGGTCATAATCTTATTTACGACAATCATTCACAagatgttaagattggaacttga
- the LOC142538753 gene encoding uncharacterized protein LOC142538753 — protein MSGRLVKWTTELGEYDIQYEPRRAIKAQALADFLAETVHQENEDPWKVYVDGSSSKNGSGVGVVLISPAGEEVKLAVRLDFRASNNEAEFEAVLAGLRAARNVGATRELIFFDSQLVAQQMKGMYDVKDEKLIEYAQEVDRVREKFTEITFEQIPRK, from the coding sequence ATGTCTGGCCGTTTGGTAAAATGGACTACTGAGCTGGGAGAGTATGACATCCAGTATGAGCCAAGAAGAGCTATCAAAGCACAAGCCTTAGCCGATTTTCTGGCTGAGACCGTGCATCAGGAGAATGAAGACCCTTGGAAGGTGTATGTGGATGGTTCCTCGTCGAAGAATGGAAGTGGTGTGGGGGTagtactgatttcaccagctggGGAGGAAGTGAAATTGGCTGTAAGGTTGGACTTTCGAGCATCCAACAATGAGGCAGAGTTTGAGGCTGTGTTGGCAGGACTTCGAGCAGCCAGAAATGTGGGAGCTACCCGGGAACTTATTTTTTTTGACTCACAGTTGGTAGCACAACAGATGAAGGGAATGTATGATGTGAAAGATGAAAAGCTTATTGAGTATGCTCAAGAAGTGGACAGAGTCAGAGAGAAATTCACAGAGATAACATTTGAACAGATTCCcaggaaataa
- the LOC142538754 gene encoding uncharacterized protein LOC142538754, producing MYQLPSDVDAAFMSSLGWSELTRRTCNSITEGMMYVGELVEHANDTRSSACQDLREGKALREQLQATIDEMKVTHAKELLESQARGDELLKEKQELVKEKQELQRLTEDHAKENQRLKEESKNARAEAAQIRRELKDTKAQHASEASTFKEEFLKAEEFNDICAPKAYHFLEVGFEGAVHFFKAQGYPPPGAPTDFIDIEGFIASLPLILRPSSFTYVIFHLRRHCMPSGHILLFSVLLCFSYYYATMDFMTFISLLLRPFGMYELVFCHIEYFAFAFTASSEFISDAFKSLG from the exons ATGTATCAGCTTCCTTCCGATGTGGATGCAGCGTTCATGAGTTCACTGGGGTGGTCTGAACTCACTCGCCGGACATGCAACAGTATCACCGAG GGCATGATGTACGTAGGGGAGTTGGTGGAGCACGCTAACGACACTCGATCTAGCGCCTGCCAAGACTTACGCGAGGGCAAGGCTCTTCGTGAACAGCTCCAGGCTACTATTGACGAGATGAAAGTGACGCACGCTAAGGAGCTTTTGGAGTCCCAAGCTCGAGGTGACGAGCTTCTGAAGGAGAAACAAGAGCTTGTGAAAGAGAAACAGGAGCTTCAGCGACTGACAGAGGACCACGCGAAGGAGAACCAGAGGCTGAAGGAAGAGTCAAAGAATGCTCGAGCTGAAGCAGCACAAATCCGTAGGGAACTCAAGGACACCAAAGCGCAGCATGCTTCCGAAGCCTCTACATTCAAGGAAGAATTCCTCAAGGCCGAGGAGTTCAACGATATCTGCGCCCCCAAAGCTTATCATTTCCTGGAGGTGGGTTTCGAGGGTGCAGTCCACTTCTTCAAGGCTCAGGGCTATCCTCCGCCAGGCGCCCCTACTGACTTCATCGACATTGAGGGTTTCATAGCGAGTCTCCCCCTGATTCTTAGACCGAGCTCCTTTACTTACGTTATTTTTCATTTACGCAGACATTGTATGCCTTCGGGCCATATTCTGTTATTTTCTGTACTGCTCTGCTTTTCATATTATTATGCGACTATGGATTTTATGACGTTTATATCTCTCCTTCTGCGCCCTTTTGGTATGTACGAACTCGTTTTCTGCCATATTGAgtattttgcatttgcattCACTGCTTCTTCTGAATTCATCTCTGATGCTTTTAAATCACTAGGGTGA